A genomic segment from Rhizoctonia solani chromosome 11, complete sequence encodes:
- a CDS encoding Fungal Zn(2)-Cys(6) binuclear cluster domain, with protein MALGSGNRSSNTSIYEPKRIPINPQLDPFDLDSMKSLILVQYTRLAHRIAFRPFPYPVELGLTNYLVRGSHLICKTLYLGARISQALLDDTNWQGYRLDRYLPQSNPGTQSALWRAMCHLADRLAANCNYMLHDSEQLNWIYDLPKGAPMFLQLAVKYPDLWTGDSAFTFPALHGPRHELGKFTLMDTVSALPRKDLFLEPAFACPIVVLIALARVNAHRASRLMNQDATSAHGLEECEAAVRKWKAPVDYNDQPSKIVTRLAVQEAWRQAALIYLYMGMCEARSCDGRVEPLVQQVAQLASAVEAGSPLETHLFIPCLIIAVLHATGWGSWRKERHRAILRKKIQASQKTDACLLRGADFSFVLDHLWHGAGSGGSPVTWGDYVNSRCLVLPIPAEV; from the exons ATGGCGTTGGGTTCTGGCAACAGGAGCAGCAACACGTCTATCTACGAACCAAAGCGTATACCAATTAATCCGCAACTGGACCCGTTCGATCTCGACAGTATGAAGAGCCTGATTTTAGTCCAAT ATACACGGCTTGCACATCGAATAGCTTTCCGTCCATTCCCATATCCGGTCGAATTGGGCCTCACTAACTACCTCGTACGAGGCTCCCATCTCATCTGCAAGACCTTGTATCTTGGTGCGAGAATATCCCAGGCGTTGCTCGACGACACCAACTGGCAAGGGTATAGGTTGGATAGATACCTTCCACAATCGAATCCTGGAACCCAGTCTGCCTTGTGGAGAGCAATGTGCCACCTAGCCGATCGCTTGGCTGCAAACTGCAAT TATATGCTTCATGATTCTGAACAGCTCAATTGGATATACGATCTTCCGAAAGGCGCACCGATGTTTCTTCAGCTGGCCGTAAAATATCCTGATTTATGGACGGGAGATTCAGCTTTCACTTTCCCGGCGCTTCACGGACCAAGGCACGAGTTGGGCAAGTTCACACTTATGGACACGGTTTCTGCTCT GCCACGCAAAGACTTATTCTTGGAGCCTGCATTTGCTTGCCCCATTGTTGTTCTGATAGCGCTTGCTCGGGTCAATGCGCACAGGGCGTCACGGCTCATGAATCAAGATGCCACAAGTGCGCATGGACTCGAAGAGTGCGAAGCAGCCGTTCGAAAATGGAAAGCGCCGGTCGACTACAACGACCAGCCGTCTAAGATTGTCACTCGCCTGGCAGTCCAGGAGGCTTGGAGGCAAGCAGCCTTGATATATCTATACATG GGAATGTGCGAGGCGAGATCGTGTGACGGCCGTGTTGAACCGCTAGTGCAGCAAGTTGCGCAACTGGCAAGTGCTGTTGAGGCTGGTAGTCCATTGGAGACGCATTTATTTATCCCATGTCTGATT ATAGCCGTACTGCACGCCACAGGCTGGGGTAGCTGGCGAAAAGAAAGGCACCGTGCGATCCTCCGCAAGAAGATCCAGGCATCTCAGAAGACCGATGCCTGTCTGTTGCGCGGAGCGGACTTTTCGTTTGTGCTTGACCACCTTTGGCATGGAGCAGGCTCTGGAGGAAGTCCGGTAACGTGGGGCGACTATGTGAACTCACGATGTTTGGTTTTGCCTATACCCGCCGAGGTATGA
- a CDS encoding WD repeat-containing protein, whose product MKHIRKLLKSPKDGSPSRGSPSRPETPWPNNSVRGSTSRAGSPVAVSALVSSPLVPVPSSPHIEPAQTKPTGTSKNNWKNLDAFLEALKRSSAFSPLVSAIEDLSWFIRTYESVSTTRTEYDALRIKLEGLFTNLRVHFVSNTPPAITSSITNLCEAIQIELREVYGTKDRNVISRYLQAEQDLDKIVGCYRRIEDHLERVMMNASLNTWRIVDGQASDAKLDRLKPSMSACYDSAQANVVQRRQCAAKTREKVISDLEAWKNKREGEKVYWVNGMAGTGKTTIATTLCSTLDERYELGASFFCTRSLPECRDVKLILPTIAYQLARFSQPFRGALLQVLERDTDVHTKLPQVQLRRMILEPLQSVARSLPNNMVVVIDALDECEDGNEVGQILQVLLENASAIPIKFLVSSRPEYHIRQKIREAKLESKLVLHDLDEKMVEADIATYLRAELAELSVPVTEEQISTLVQRAGALFIYAATAIRYIRGGDLLDRLDSILKASSTGQGTSNQTKEIDLLYEIVLKSAFNEGLEEGERNRMQLVLHTVVCAQEPLTVCALAGLLNLTSARVNAALKPLWSILRVSNSDVEDRVSTLHASFPDYMLNSSRSGNFACDANAHNATLAKLCFERIERHIPQFNICNLPSSYLFDTEVLVLMKMSRGMCL is encoded by the exons ATGAAGCACATACGAAAGCTACTGAAGTCCCCAAAGGATGGGAGTCCAAGTCGCGGAAGTCCGTCGAGGCCAGAGACGCCATGGCCGAACAATAGTGTGCGAGGTTCTACTTCCAGGGCTGGCTCGCCGGTCGCCGTGTCTGCACTTGTATCCAGCCCACTCGTCCCGGTGCCTTCATCGCCTCACATTGAACCCGCTCAGACCAAGCCCACTGGCACTAGCAAGAATAACTGGAAGAACCTCGACGCATTTCTGGAAGCGCTGAAGCGCAGCTCCGCATTCTCGCCGCTTGTATCGGCGATCGAAGACCTGAGCTGGTTTATCCGGACCTATGAG AGCGTCTCTACCACGCGCACAGAGTACGATGCTCTGCGGATCAAGCTCGAGGGGCTATTCACCAACCTTCGTGTCCATTTTGTCAGTAACACTCCGCCGGCGATAACATCCAGCATAACGAACCTATGCGA AGCCATTCAGATTGAGCTACGGGAGGTCTATGGCACGAAGGACAGGAACGTCATATCTCGTTACCTCCAAGCGGAGCAAGATCTCGACAAGATTGTAGGATGCTATCGTCGTATCGAAGACCATCTTGAGAGAGTGATG ATGAACGCAAGCTTGAACACATGGAGGATCGTAGACGGGCAAGCATCA GACGCCAAACTGGATAGACTCAAGCCGTCGATGTCGGCGTGTTACGACTCTGCACAGGCAAACGTGGTACAAAGAAGACAATGTGCCGCCAAAACTCGCGAGAAAGTCATATCAGACCTGGAAGCATGGAAAAACAAGCGTGAAGGGGAAAAGGTGTACTGGGTCAACGGCATGGCCGGGACAGGCAAGACTACTATTGCCACTACACTGTGCTCTACCCTCGACGAAAGATATGAGCTCGGTGCCAGCTTCTTTTGTACTAGATCTCTTCCGGAATGTCGTGACGTCAAGCTCATTCTACCCACCATTGCATATCAGCTTGCCCGTTTCTCTCAGCCGTTCCGAGGCGCACTACTTCAGGTCCTGGAGCGAGATACGGACGTACATACCAAACTTCCACAGGTGCAGCTCCGGCGCATGATTCTTGAGCCTCTGCAGAGCGTTGCAAGAAGCTTACCTAACAATATGGTCGTGGTCATAGATGCGTTGGACGAGTGTGAAGACGGAAATGAAGTCGGCCAAATACTGCAAGTACTACTCGAGAACGCATCAGCGATCCCTATCAAGTTCCTGGTATCCAGTAGACCAGAGTATCATATCAGACAGAAGATCCGCGAAGCGAAGCTCGAATCGAAGCTGGTCCTCCATGACTTGGATGAGAAGATGGTCGAGGCGGATATTGCCACATACCTACGCGCTGAGCTAGCAGAGCTTTCCGTGCCAGTCACCGAAGAACAAATTAGTACGCTTGTACAGCGGGCGGGTGCTCTGTTTATATATGCCGCTACTGCGATTAGATATATCCGGGGCGGAGACTTGCTAGATCGTTTGGACTCTATTCTGAAGGCATCAAGTACCGGACAAGGGACTTCCAACCAGACCAAAGAAATCGACCTACTATACGAGATCGTGCTCAAGTCCGCATTTAACGAGGGTCTAGAAGAGGGCGAGAGAAATCGAATGCAGCTCGTCCTGCACACTGTAGTCTGCGCACAAGAGCCGCTCACTGTGTGCGCGTTAGCAGGGCTCCTCAACCTCACTTCCGCCAGGGTAAACGCTGCGTTGAAGCCCTTGTGGTCTATCCTACGTGTATCGAACTCAGACGTGGAAGATCGAGTCAGCACGCTACATGCGTCATTCCCAGACTATATGCTCAACTCAAGCCGATCCGGAAACTTTGCATGCGATGCGAATGCTCATAACGCCACGCTGGCTAAGCTTTGCTTTGAGCGTATTGAACGACATATCCCACAGTTTAACATTTGTAATCTTCCCTCCTCATATCTATTCGATACGGAGGTTCTGGTATTGATGAAGATGTCAAGAGGCATGTGCCTTTAG
- a CDS encoding WD-40 repeat-containing protein encodes MTPAGSQVWCVVFPNGAYIAAGTHDKRVLIWDAVTCQMTIDPFGPYHAVRAIAISPDNTQAHNGKMRSVDYSPDGRWLASGSLTVLSAYGVHPTGE; translated from the exons ATGACTCCAGCTGGATCCCAAGTCTGGTGTGTTGTGTTCCCCAACGGCGCATACATTGCCGCTGGCACGCACGATAAGAGAGTTCTGATATGGGATGCGGTGACCTGCCAGATGACTATCGACCCATTCGGCCCATACCACGCGGTGAGAGCCATTGCAATCTCGCCGGACAACACTCAG GCACACAACGGCAAGATGCGGTCGGTGGACTACTCGCCTGACGGTCGATGGCTTGCTTCGGGATCGCTGACGGTACTGTCTGCATATGGAGTACATCCGACTGGCGAATGA
- a CDS encoding WD-40 repeat-containing protein — protein sequence MPDERHIVSGSDCTICVWDVTHAKLVAATQGHSELSRRCGLSRWKAACLSFRGWNNAYLEHKHLADALGVSTLALSGRSGSCLMARALSLALLMEHAHMGGAGWCFVLACGSYLVSGSPDLTVRVWNMQAGQPTCTTLTGHNAYVLSVGFSLDSSHIYSVSMDRMIHVWERQSGKLEYTIGPIDTDGDYDPWYQQFWPAVLIYDDKRVVCGSRSGRIYVWKDGKQTHELTGHDKAVYSVAVSPDGRTFASGDGGGKLMMWDGSTGAQLRSISEAHTYRIASIAYSHDGGLLASGSYDMTISLWNTYTWQPIGDPLRGHSDRVRCVAFSSQGDKLASGSVDKTIRIWDVESRTSIAVLEGHTGYVLSVMFSPNGAYVVSGSADTTIRVWNAPTSSRSANAASAQDIQQSQSLNWKIHEDGWVRDSRDHLLFWVPPDLRGALLMPQNTMLMSRQGKTELELTNAKIGNEWEACH from the exons ATGCCTGACGAAAGGCACATCGTGTCTGGCTCAGACTGCACGATATGCGTCTGGGATGTCACACACGCAAAGCTGGTAGCAGCCACTCAAGGGCACTCAGAACTGTCGCGCCGTTGCGGTCTCTCCCGATGGAAGGCTGCTTGTCTCAGCTTCCGAGGATGGAACAATGCGTACCTGGAACACAAGCACCTGGCAGACGCACTCGGTGTTTCGACACTGGCCTTGTCAGGTCGGTCAGGTTCCTGCCTGATGGCTCGCGCcttgtctctggctctgTTGATGGAACATGCGCATATGGGAGGTGCCGGAT GGTGTTTCGTTCTCGCTTGCGGCTCGTATCTCGTATCCGGATCTCCCGATCTGACTGTTCGCGTGTGGAATATGCAAGCCGGACAGCCAACATGCACCACTCTCACAGGACACAACGCCTACGTACTCTCAGTCGGCTTCTCGCTCGATAGCAGTCACATCTACTCAGTATCAATGGACAGGATGATCCATGTGTGGGAACGACAAAGTGGGAAGCTGGAGTACACGATTGGCCCGATAGACACAGATGGCGACTACGATCCTTGGTATCAACAGTTCTGGCCAGCTGTACTCATATATGACGACAAGCGAGTGGTGTGCGGGTCGAGGTCAGGACGCATATACGTGTGGAAAGATGGCAAGCAGACCCATGAGCTGACCGGACACGACAAAGCAGTATACTCGGTGGCAGTCTCACCTGATGGTCGGACATTTGCGTCAGGTGACGGTGGCGGGAAGCTGATGATGTGGGATGGTAGTACGGGAGCGCAGCTGCGCAGTATATCTGAAGCGCATACTTACCGCATTGCATCTATCGCATACTCCCATGATGGCGGTCTTCTTGCTTCTGGCTCTTATGACATGACTATAAGTCTGTGGAACACATATACATGGCAGCCCATCGGCGATCCGCTTCGAGGCCACAGCGACAGAGTTCGATGTGTTGCATTCTCGTCTCAGGGTGACAAGTTAGCGTCTGGTTCTGTTGACAAGACGATACGGATATGGGATGTAGAAAGCAGGACATCGATTGCAGTGCTCGAAGGACACACGGGCTATGTACTGTCAGTAATGTTCTCGCCGAACGGGGCTTATGTTGTCTCTGGCTCGGCCGATACCACGATACGGGTATGGAATGCACCCACGTCAAGCAGGT CTGCTAATGCTGCCAGCGCTCAGGACATACAACAAAGTCAAAGCCTGAACTGGAAGATCCACGAGGACGGATGGGTTCGCGATAGTCGCGACCACCTGCTTTTCTGGGTGCCACCTGACTTACGTGGCGCTCTCCTGATGCCTCAGAACACCATGCTGATGTCACGCCAAGGCAAGACCGAACTTGAGCTTACGAACGCTAAGATTGGGAATGAGTGGGAAGCGTGTCACTGA
- a CDS encoding TAPT1-like protein → MPSTSTRRTVSPLRRVTPTNSDARNLRARRSTSSSSATPSKAKNPDYGRFTPLASQPQTISSNAGNAPSELSTSFDLEPLPVPVVTSKSTPLLEERMTDSQTRVCRSELRIPEREVDHEPFSLWDYLREELLATDFDSHRAQVGKSQQLPEHTDCYRKVLHSLVLVYQLISLNVAINSYDNALLTLLISNQFVEIKGSVFKKFEKDNLFQITCADIVERFQLSSMLLVIALRNTIELSSDSFDLESSGLPQSFKVNFLSGIGGGGSGPSFRQVAYWGQLPESNYQTASDDGVAIGASGRLAQACVYHEVQSHPPSVYERYTDVLCRDLLASGSRRRSQYIRRPIATRRSTSWPSYSAACCTRSSHWFPAVSKCDVAARMELDVGASDAVCSAGGLIWLCLVTIKLMLGVNLLVYATSRKKYMDTRVQEDEDVNKFGRNPIGEGKEEQGYNRELKTLLNRKADDAGGGAARKKVALEDLTRFTMVKRIW, encoded by the exons ATGCCTAGCACCAGCACTCGGCGCACCGTCTCCCCGCTTCGCCGAGTAACTCCCACCAACTCAGACGCTCGTAACCTACGCGCGCGCAGAAGTACATCTTCATCCTCGGCTACGCCCTCTAAAGCCAAGAATCCGGACTATGGGCGTTTCACGCCGCTTGCATCCCAACCACAGACCATATCCTCCAACGCGGGCAATGCACCCTCCGAGCTT TCCACCTCCTTTGATCTAGAGCCTCTTCCTGTGCCCGTAGTCACGTCTAAGTCGACGCCTTTGTTGGAAGAACGGATGAC CGACAGCCAGACCCGAGTCTGTCGATCCGAGCTTCGCATCCCAGAGCGCGAAGTCGATCATGAGCCCTTTTCGCTATGGGACTACCTGAGGGAAGAGCTGCTTGCGACAGATTTCGATTCACACAGAGCTCAAGTGGGAAAGAGTCAGCAACTTCCTGAACATACCGATTGCTATCGAAAAG TCCTTCATTCGCTCGTTTTGGTATACCAGCTGATCTCGCTCAACGTTGCTATCAACTCTTACGATAATGCGCTGCTGACATTGCTGATCTCGaaccagtttgtggaaatCAAGGGAAGCGTGTTCAAAAAGTTTGAAAAAGACAACCTCTTCCAGATCACATGTGCAG ATATCGTCGAGAGGTTCCAGCTGTCGTCGATGCTTCTTGTGATCGCATTACGGAATACAATTGAGCTGTCGTCGGACAGCTTTGACTTGGAAAGCTCGGGACTACCCCAGAGCTTCAAGGTGAACTTTCTGAGTGGGATAGGCGGAGGAGGATCTGGGCCATCTTTTCGGCAAGTCGCGTACTGGGGTCAACTGCCTGAGAGTAACTATCAGACAGCCAGTGATGACGGTGTTGCTATCGGAGCTAGTGGTCGACTGGCTCAAGCATGCGTTTATCACGAAGTTCAATCACATCCGCCCTCGGTCTACGAGCGATATACTGACGTGCTCTGTCGAGATCTGCTCGCCAGCGGCAGTCGCAGACGATCTC AATACATACGTCGACCAATCGCCACTCGTCGCTCGACGTCTTGGCCTTCCTACTCTGCCGCTTGCTGTACTCGTTCTTCTCATTGGTTCCCAGCTGTCAGCAAATGTGATGTCGCTGCACGAATGGAACTGGACGTGGGAGCGAGCGACGCAGTGTGCAGTGCTGGGGGTCTGATTTGGCTATG TTTGGTAACGATCAAGTTGATGCTCGGGGTCAACCTTCTCGTCTATGCTACGAGCCGTAAGAAATACATGGATACACGGGTTCAAGAAGACGAAGATGTGAACAAGTTTGGGCGGAATCCGATTGGGGAGGGGAAGGAAGAACAG GGCTACAATCGGGAGCTCAAGACTCTACTGAATCGCAAGGCGGATGATGCGGGTGGAGGAGCAGCGCGGAAAAAAGTGGCGCTGGAGGATCTGACTAGGTTCACTATGGTCAAGCGGATTTGGTAG
- a CDS encoding Rho guanine nucleotide exchange factor scd1 codes for MAPRKKSLLGASNPVVQDPGFLPALSSNLAALGPMGGNGGGVPASPVPTVPPAMSFAPTPTPIATPSAPLANTVSLVNKTGTQSLYQRCSYALGRLLRIEGIASFFTLSNSGRAPPRLGLPQDDEAQKGPRDSTVRARQSTDPVRQLWDLLALGVPLCILYNALPGVDPLQIDCSIEETERKLAQASAESKTPTNKHAKHATAFFIMGLKQLAESGDLRGQPEMFTVSELFGNNTNGFVKVVSTVIFLLERLPESIFSPAPPSPPSLVSQFSTSIPATPGLFPSDSLDSLTSPVDAPSNGFPFPPTAPSLSDDESFRKKHIQETLDAERKYVADLEVMHEYARELIQKNVVDADTVHHLFPGLGKLLDFGRRFLIEMEGTAQCPWEDQRWGLLFIDNEEEFAVYEPYCANYTNASELMLSQEQNLMTFDYLTSRWSLRGPTFAFLERVALGNGPHGLSWFFRDGSKVGFTVGDGIQNRGASDAEVGTGNMKLRFGLGLGRLPSSR; via the exons ATGGCTCCGCGCAAAAAGTCGCTGCTGGGCGCGTCGAATCCTGTTGTGCAGGATCCTGGATTCCTTCCTGCGCTGAGCAGCAATCTTGCGGCGCTGGGCCCTATGGGTGGAAATGGGGGTGGTGTGCCGGCGAGTCCGGTGCCGACTGTTCCTCCTGCCATGTCTTTCGCTCCCACTCCGACACCCATTGCCACTCCGAGCGCACCCCTGGCCAACACTGTGTCGCTAGTCAACAAGACAGGCACCCAAAGCCTGTACCAGCGCTGCTCGTATGCACTTGGACGACTACTCCGGATCGAGGGAATTGCCTCGTTTTTCACGCTCTCGAACTCGGGACGGGCACCGCCACGCTTGGGACTGCCGCAGGACGACGAGGCGCAAAAGGGGCCCAGGGACAGCACGGTGCGGGCACGCCAGTCGACGGATCCAGTGCGCCAGTTGTGGGATCTCTTGGCCCTTGGTGTTCCCCTCTGCATCCTCTACAATGCCCTGCCTGGAGTCGACCCACTGCAGATCGACTGCAGCATCGAAGAAACAGAACGAAAGCTGGCTCAGGCGAGTGCAGAGTCCAAGACTCCAACGAATAAA CATGCCAAACATGCCACTGCCTTTTTCATCATGGGACTCAAGCAGCTCGCCGAGTCGGGCGATCTACGTGGCCAGCCAGAGATGTTTACCGTTTCAGAGCTCTTTGGAAACAATACAAATGGCTTTGTCAAG GTCGTCTCGACTGTCATATTCCTTCTTGAACGTCTCCCCGAATCCATCTTTTCACCCGCTCCTCCCAGTCCCCCCAGCCTTGTATCCCAATTCAGCACTTCCATACCCGCCACACCCGGCCTCTTCCCATCCGACTCGCTCGATTCCCTTACCTCACCCGTCGACGCTCCCTCCAACGGCTTCCCCTTTCCCCCCACCGCCCCATCCCTATCAGACGACGAGTCCTTCCGCAAAAAACACATCCAGGAGACTCTCGATGCCGAGCGAAAATACGTCGCTGACCTCGAAGTCATGCACGAATACGCACGCGAGCTCATTCAGAAGAACGTCGTCGATGCCGACACGGTCCATCATTTGTTCCCCGGTCTTGGAAAGCTCTTGGATTTTGGCCGTAGGTTCTTGATCGAGATGGAGGGCACCGCACAATGTCCGTGGGAGGATCAGCGTTGGGGCTTATTGTTCATTGATAAC GAGGAGGAATTTGCCGTATACGAACCATATTGCGCCAACTATACCAATGCGAGCGAGCTGATGCTGTCTCAAGAGCAGAATCTCATG ACTTTCGATTACCTGACGTCGAGGTGGAGCCTCCGGGGTCCTACCTTTGCCTTTTTGGAAAGGGTCGCTCTGGGCAACGGCCCGCACGGGTTGTCATGGTTCTTTCGCGATGGGTCCAAGGTCGGATTCACAGTCGGAGATGGGATTCAAAATCGAGGAGCTAGTGATGCAGAGGTCGGAACTGGCAATATGAAACTTCGGTTCGGATTGGGATTGGGTCGTCTCCCCTCGTCGAGATGA
- a CDS encoding Rho guanine nucleotide exchange factor scd1, whose amino-acid sequence MTGLDQAREQRDANETIRKVDNRNTVKALEARVDDWKGHQLHNFGELLLEDIFIVTKAEVDREYHVFLFEKIILCCKEVVAMDPRKAGTIGKVSKSGSLLKKQQSLGPGGMPSPALGAGAKRKTPLLLKGRIFLNNVTKTVAGKPSHALQVWWRGDDDLEFFTLRCRSEEQLTKWETNINQLIKENANRRASDRAARQQHDRALSTSSALSYAATLPPTLPTNPSPPILVPERQGSMAIRL is encoded by the exons ATGACAGGACTTGATCAAGCGCGCGAGCAAAGAGAC GCCAACGAGACGATACGAAAAGTCGATAACCGGAACACGGTCAAGGCGCTCGAGGCCCGCGTGGACGACTGGAAAGGCCACCAGCTGCACAATTTCGGCGAGCTCCTGCTCGAGGATATTTTTATCGTGACCAAGGCCGAGGTCGATCGCGAGTACCACGTCTTTTTGTTTGAAAAGATCATCTTGTGCTGTAAAGAGGTTGTCGCCATGGACCCGCGCAAGGCCGGGACGATCGGCAAGGTCAGCAAGAGCGGGTCGCTCTTGAAGAAGCAGCAGTCGTTGGGGCCTGGTGGGATGCCTTCCCCCGCGTTGGGAGCTGGAGCCAAGAGGAAGACGCCGTTGTTGCTCAAGGGGAGAATTTTCTTGAATAATGTCACCAAGACTGTCGCTGGCAAGCCCA GCCATGCTTTGCAAGTTTGGTGGCGCGGAGACGACGACCTCGAGTTTTTCACGCTACGATGCCGATCCGAGGAGCAATTGACCAAGTGGGAGACGAATATAAATCAATTAATTAAAGAGAATGCGAATCGACGAGCGAGCGACCGTGCCGCACGGCAACAACATGATCGGGCCTTGTCGACCAGTTCGGCACTGAGCTATGCCGCCACCCTCCCCCCTACTCTTCCAACCAACCCCTCCCCCCCTATCCTGGTCCCCGAACGCCAAGGCTCCATGGCCATCCGTTTGTAG
- a CDS encoding neutrophil cytosol factor 2, translated as MPPPTGGLPSIPRGAPLPPRGGSEASFGPGREPSFSSSRPVQNLRSKFSSTRLRSAYDSQNASTESMPKVHEGGHPGEDHDGHVSRESATTPTPRNGSAPPHLRMRSASQPSAYVAAPPQQPPPPVPRWNGNGSASSLGTSPEEKRGSGSSESTNLSSEYSPTNTQSPITPFGDGAGIARRLLGSGESVRVKVHYKTDLFQIIVPRDTVFNDLVTKVAHKVRLCGEAGERDAPLRVKYRDEDGDMISLGSDDDVQMAFDGTRTASGGVELWVS; from the coding sequence ATGCCTCCCCCAACCGGTGGATTGCCTTCGATCCCTCGGGGCGCACCTTTGCCTCCGCGCGGTGGATCCGAGGCGAGCTTTGGACCCGGTCGGGAGCCCAGCTTTAGTTCGAGTCGGCCCGTGCAGAATTTACGGAGCAAGTTTAGCTCCACCCGGTTGCGCTCGGCGTATGATAGCCAGAACGCGAGTACGGAGAGTATGCCCAAGGTCCACGAGGGCGGACATCCAGGGGAAGATCATGACGGCCATGTGTCGCGCGAGTCGGCAACTACCCCTACCCCGCGCAACGGGTCCGCGCCTCCTCACTTGCGGATGCGGAGCGCGAGCCAGCCGAGCGCATATGTAGCTGCACCACCCCAACAACCTCCTCCACCCGTACCGCGATGGAATGGCAATGGCTCGGCGAGCTCGCTGGGCACTTCGCCAGAGGAAAAACGGGGAAGTGGGTCGAGCGAGAGTACGAATTTGAGCTCCGAGTACTCGCCCACCAACACCCAGAGTCCGATTACGCCGTTTGGAGACGGTGCGGGTATAGCGCGGCGATTACTTGGGTCGGGCGAGTCGGTACGCGTCAAGGTGCATTACAAGACGGATTTGTTCCAGATTATCGTCCCCCGGGATACGGTTTTCAATGATTTGGTAACCAAGGTGGCCCACAAGGTACGGTTGTGCGGCGAAGCCGGGGAGCGAGATGCACCGTTGCGAGTTAAATACCGGGACGAGGACGGGGACATGATTTCGCTCGGATCCGACGACGACGTGCAAATGGCATTTGACGGAACGAGGACGGCCAGCGGAGGTGTTGAGCTTTGGGTCTCATAG
- a CDS encoding WD-40 repeat-containing protein, whose product MASRLFWLSRTEQCASGTQITGRPSRFRNTRVVRSFTFSPDSSRFVSGSLDENMRIWEVPGATIKQAKGGDSTGYGRWVTPVSFSHCGSYIVSKSHDMTVHTWNIQAGQPTYTALMEQKEQILSVGFSPDSSHIYPVSRDRMVYVWQRQSRKLEYTIAVFMLEDKRVVCGSKSGRTYVWDNDKKTHKLTGHDKAVYSTAVSPDCQTFASGDNGWRLMMWDASTGKQQYSVIRS is encoded by the exons ATGGCAAGTCGCTTGTTTTGGCTCTCGAGGACGGAACAATGCGCATCTGGGACACAGATAACTGGCAGACCCTCTCGCTTCAGGAACACTCGCGTTGTCAGGTCGTTCACGTTCTCGCCCGATAGCTCTCGCTTTGTCTCTGGCTCTCTAGATGAAAACATGCGGATATGGGAGGTACCAGGTGCAACCATCAAGCAAGCGAAAGGCGGTGACTCGACAGGCTACGGTCGCTGGGTTACACCAGTATCGTTTTCGCACTGCGGCTCGTATATCGTATCCAAATCCCACGACATGACAGTTCACACGTGGAATATTCAAGCCGGACAGCCAACATATACTGCACTCATGGAACAAAAAGAGCAGATACTCTCAGTTGGGTTCTCCCCTGACAGCAGTCACATCTACCCAGTATCAAGAGATAGAATGGTTTATGTATGGCAACGGCAAAGCAGGAAGCTGGAGTATACAATTG CCGTATTTATGCTTGAGGACAAACGCGTGGTCTGCGGCTCGAAATCGGGCCGAACATACGTATGGGACAACGACAAGAAGACTCACAAGTTGACCGGCCACGACAAAGCAGTATACTCGACCGCAGTCTCGCCCGACTGTCAGACCTTTGCGTCTGGTGACAACGGCTGGCGGTTAATGATGTGGGAtgctagtactgggaaaCAACAATATAgcgtgataagatcttga